A single genomic interval of Penaeus vannamei isolate JL-2024 chromosome 33, ASM4276789v1, whole genome shotgun sequence harbors:
- the LOC113821268 gene encoding monocarboxylate transporter 12-B isoform X1 has product MKFKSSGDVNVQSNADVKKGKRLQEKVPDGGGDGRRAKADRESPSGAVEEPRVFPLIPEEDEEDEAEDNLHAPEEVKVVPDGGWGWLVALGSFIIMVRMDGSVRVCAFIFYFARRERTILNTTCRSSQTLVLQLSPCFGILFSRYLLDLGASSITTAWIFNIECFLLYAMGMIVSPLSKEFGWQSVGILGCALTSLSIIISAFSPSAEFLFFSFSLLSGIGSGLAVCMCFIIVPVYFDRRRGIANAIMMAGICMGEIIGPPFIRYLQDEYSFKGATLILGGVILNGCVGAAFFHPVEWHMKTVSETPKGSEEEEEEEGASTNRSIARAYNRVTSTSSLGIRATYSDLLSMRKVASGASLAFSKTYSGISLRGISEDLEEESGPIHPQVRRTARHRYISECSYDSVPSFYNSTLSISSMALANHAAISAMREREKPLETSEAGGKRGGDTQLHRLLNSIVADVKILTYSLRAVIISLASSFYANGYLNFIMMVPFSMQASGYTLQDSTYCLSVAAICNLISRLSMSLLSDWPWFNMRLWYLGGHVVLGGAMAAFPLLPSLTWMVVAMGMLGLGIGSSMSLNTLIIINIMGLENLAPVFGASSLTVGVGFVALGPVIGSIRDATDSYLVSMWICAGMISFSGILWFFMPAAVKYDAERDKRKGRDGEEV; this is encoded by the exons atgaaatttaaaagcAGTGGAGACGTAAACGTGCAGTCAAATGCAGATGTTAAGAAAGGCAAACGGCTGCAGGAGAAGGTCCctgacggcggcggcgacgggcggAGAGCCAAGGCCGATAGAGAGAGTCCCAGCGGCGCGGTCGAGGAGCCAAGGGTGTTCCCTCTAATTcccgaagaagacgaagaagacgaggcAGAGGACAACCTGCACGCGCCAGAGGAAGTGAAAGTGGTGCCCGACGGAGGCTGGGGATGGCTGGTGGCCCTCGGGAGCTTCATAATCATGGTGAGGATGGACGGCAGTGTACGGGTCTGTGCATTTATTTTCTACTTCGCGCGACGTGAAAGGACGATCCTTAATACCACCTGTCGCTCTTCTCAG ACTCTGGTGCTGCAGCTGAGTCCGTGCTTCGGCATCCTGTTCTCGCGGTACCTGCTGGATCTGGGCGCCTCCTCCATCACCACGGCCTGGATCTTCAACATCGAGTGCTTTCTCCTGTACGCCATGGGCATGATCGTGAGTCCGCTGAGCAAGGAGTTCGGCTGGCAGAGCGTGGGCATCCTGGGCTgcgccctcacctccctctccatcatcatctccgCCTTCTCTCCGTCGGCGgagttcctcttcttctccttctcgctgCTAAGCG GTATCGGAAGCGGCCTGGCAGTGTGTATGTGCTTCATCATCGTGCCGGTGTACTTCGACCGCAGGCGTGGCATCGCGAATGCAATAATGATGGCAGGCATATGCATGGGCGAGATCATAGGCCCCCCGTTTATAAGATATCTTCAAGACGAATACAGCTTCAAAGGAGCAACTTTAATACTGGGAGGAGTTATCCTGAACGGCTGTGTCGGAGCAGCGTTCTTTCACCCCGTGGAGTGGCACATGAAGACCGTCTCGGAAACGCcgaaaggaagtgaagaggaagaggaagaggaaggcgcgTCGACAAACAGATCCATTGCCCGCGCCTACAACAGagtcacttccacttcctccttagGAATCAGGGCCACGTACTCGGATTTGCTCAGCATGAGGAAGGTGGCGTCTGGCGCTTCCTTGGCCTTCTCCAAGACGTACTCCGGCATATCCCTGAGGGGCATCAGTGAGGACCTGGAGGAGGAGAGCGGCCCCATCCACCCCCAGGTCAGGAGGACCGCGAGGCACCGCTACATAAGCGAATGCTCCTACGACTCGGTTCCCTCCTTCTACAACTCCACTCTGTCCATCTCGTCCATGGCGCTCGCCAACCACGCCGCCATCTCTGCcatgagggagcgagagaagccCCTGGAGACCTCCGAAGCCGGCGGCAAGAGAGGCGGCGACACTCAGCTGCATCGCTTGCTGAACAGCATCGTTGCAGATGTTAAGATTCTTACTTATTCCTTGCGCGCAGTCATCATATCACTTGCGAGCTCATTCTATGCAAACGGCTATTTGAATTTCATAATGATGGTGCCCTTTTCAATGCAAGCATCAGGTTATACGCTCCAAGATTCTACTTACTGCCTTTCCGTGGCTGCCATTTGCAACTTGATATCACGCTTATCGATGTCGCTGCTCTCTGACTGGCCGTGGTTCAACATGAGGCTGTGGTATCTGGGCGGCCACGTCGTTCTCGGGGGCGCCATGGCAG CGTTCCCTCTGCTGCCGAGCCTGACGTGGATGGTGGTGGCCATGGGCATGCTGGGCCTGGGCATCGGGTCCAGCATGAGTCTCAACacgctcatcatcatcaacatcatgggCCTCGAGAACCTGGCGCCGGTTTTCGGGGCTTCCTCCCTCACCGTCGGCGTCGGCTTCGTCGCCCTCGGCCCCGTCATCG GGTCCATCCGCGACGCCACAGACAGCTACCTGGTGAGCATGTGGATCTGCGCCGGGATGATCAGCTTCAGCGGCATCCTGTGGTTCTTCATGCCGGCCGCTGTGAAGTACGATGCCGAGAGGGATAAGCGGAAGGgccgggatggggaggaggtgtag
- the LOC113821268 gene encoding monocarboxylate transporter 12-B isoform X2, translating into MKFKSSGDVNVQSNADVKKGKRLQEKVPDGGGDGRRAKADRESPSGAVEEPRVFPLIPEEDEEDEAEDNLHAPEEVKVVPDGGWGWLVALGSFIIMTLVLQLSPCFGILFSRYLLDLGASSITTAWIFNIECFLLYAMGMIVSPLSKEFGWQSVGILGCALTSLSIIISAFSPSAEFLFFSFSLLSGIGSGLAVCMCFIIVPVYFDRRRGIANAIMMAGICMGEIIGPPFIRYLQDEYSFKGATLILGGVILNGCVGAAFFHPVEWHMKTVSETPKGSEEEEEEEGASTNRSIARAYNRVTSTSSLGIRATYSDLLSMRKVASGASLAFSKTYSGISLRGISEDLEEESGPIHPQVRRTARHRYISECSYDSVPSFYNSTLSISSMALANHAAISAMREREKPLETSEAGGKRGGDTQLHRLLNSIVADVKILTYSLRAVIISLASSFYANGYLNFIMMVPFSMQASGYTLQDSTYCLSVAAICNLISRLSMSLLSDWPWFNMRLWYLGGHVVLGGAMAAFPLLPSLTWMVVAMGMLGLGIGSSMSLNTLIIINIMGLENLAPVFGASSLTVGVGFVALGPVIGSIRDATDSYLVSMWICAGMISFSGILWFFMPAAVKYDAERDKRKGRDGEEV; encoded by the exons atgaaatttaaaagcAGTGGAGACGTAAACGTGCAGTCAAATGCAGATGTTAAGAAAGGCAAACGGCTGCAGGAGAAGGTCCctgacggcggcggcgacgggcggAGAGCCAAGGCCGATAGAGAGAGTCCCAGCGGCGCGGTCGAGGAGCCAAGGGTGTTCCCTCTAATTcccgaagaagacgaagaagacgaggcAGAGGACAACCTGCACGCGCCAGAGGAAGTGAAAGTGGTGCCCGACGGAGGCTGGGGATGGCTGGTGGCCCTCGGGAGCTTCATAATCATG ACTCTGGTGCTGCAGCTGAGTCCGTGCTTCGGCATCCTGTTCTCGCGGTACCTGCTGGATCTGGGCGCCTCCTCCATCACCACGGCCTGGATCTTCAACATCGAGTGCTTTCTCCTGTACGCCATGGGCATGATCGTGAGTCCGCTGAGCAAGGAGTTCGGCTGGCAGAGCGTGGGCATCCTGGGCTgcgccctcacctccctctccatcatcatctccgCCTTCTCTCCGTCGGCGgagttcctcttcttctccttctcgctgCTAAGCG GTATCGGAAGCGGCCTGGCAGTGTGTATGTGCTTCATCATCGTGCCGGTGTACTTCGACCGCAGGCGTGGCATCGCGAATGCAATAATGATGGCAGGCATATGCATGGGCGAGATCATAGGCCCCCCGTTTATAAGATATCTTCAAGACGAATACAGCTTCAAAGGAGCAACTTTAATACTGGGAGGAGTTATCCTGAACGGCTGTGTCGGAGCAGCGTTCTTTCACCCCGTGGAGTGGCACATGAAGACCGTCTCGGAAACGCcgaaaggaagtgaagaggaagaggaagaggaaggcgcgTCGACAAACAGATCCATTGCCCGCGCCTACAACAGagtcacttccacttcctccttagGAATCAGGGCCACGTACTCGGATTTGCTCAGCATGAGGAAGGTGGCGTCTGGCGCTTCCTTGGCCTTCTCCAAGACGTACTCCGGCATATCCCTGAGGGGCATCAGTGAGGACCTGGAGGAGGAGAGCGGCCCCATCCACCCCCAGGTCAGGAGGACCGCGAGGCACCGCTACATAAGCGAATGCTCCTACGACTCGGTTCCCTCCTTCTACAACTCCACTCTGTCCATCTCGTCCATGGCGCTCGCCAACCACGCCGCCATCTCTGCcatgagggagcgagagaagccCCTGGAGACCTCCGAAGCCGGCGGCAAGAGAGGCGGCGACACTCAGCTGCATCGCTTGCTGAACAGCATCGTTGCAGATGTTAAGATTCTTACTTATTCCTTGCGCGCAGTCATCATATCACTTGCGAGCTCATTCTATGCAAACGGCTATTTGAATTTCATAATGATGGTGCCCTTTTCAATGCAAGCATCAGGTTATACGCTCCAAGATTCTACTTACTGCCTTTCCGTGGCTGCCATTTGCAACTTGATATCACGCTTATCGATGTCGCTGCTCTCTGACTGGCCGTGGTTCAACATGAGGCTGTGGTATCTGGGCGGCCACGTCGTTCTCGGGGGCGCCATGGCAG CGTTCCCTCTGCTGCCGAGCCTGACGTGGATGGTGGTGGCCATGGGCATGCTGGGCCTGGGCATCGGGTCCAGCATGAGTCTCAACacgctcatcatcatcaacatcatgggCCTCGAGAACCTGGCGCCGGTTTTCGGGGCTTCCTCCCTCACCGTCGGCGTCGGCTTCGTCGCCCTCGGCCCCGTCATCG GGTCCATCCGCGACGCCACAGACAGCTACCTGGTGAGCATGTGGATCTGCGCCGGGATGATCAGCTTCAGCGGCATCCTGTGGTTCTTCATGCCGGCCGCTGTGAAGTACGATGCCGAGAGGGATAAGCGGAAGGgccgggatggggaggaggtgtag